The window ATGCCTAGACGCATGGACTGGCCATTCAAGaaatagggtgatcattttacccACCCCTATATGAACATTTGGCCTTTATTTATAGTCGTTGTCCTCGTCATCTTCTATATACCTTATTTGAGAACAGTATCTTTCTTGCTACAACATCGTGTGCAAAGAATTGTTCTCTATACCGTACATAAAGAATCATTTCTCTCCATGTCTGGGAGCTGATCTGGGCTTTTACATTTGAAGGCCAAGCCTAGAGGTGTCCAAATCCAACCGAAACCAGTTGGATCGACTTGAACTGGCCGAACAAAGCCAAACCAAACTAGAACTGAATCCTTATTATGCGGCTTCGGATTGGGACTTTGGAGATTGGTAAAAAATTGATCTAAATTAAGGCCTGATCGAAACAAAAATTGGAACCAAACTCGAAACCAAACAGATGGGAAAGTAGTAAGAAAAACCGGAAAAAAATTGCACCGACTATAGGTTGCTTGACTTGCTTCTCTTCCTCCGCCAGCTGTGTCTCGAAGATTGTTCAAGTGGCGTTGCGTCATCACCCATACCCTCTCACGTGCTAATCCCAGTGGTAGTACAGTTCCCCACCTTTCTAATgttattaaaaatttttaaattatatttaaagAAATCTCCCTCCATAACACGAGCAGAAGACCTGTTGTGTGTAATTTTCAGCAAAGCCAGGGGTCTCATGTTTTTGGGATTTGATCCACGCTATGCAATTACGCGGCTATCCTTCCGTAGTTTACCTTTCTCAGGTCAAAATTCACCGCCCGCAGCCCTCTCCACGCCTATATTTTCAATTATGCCCTTGTCAGCCACCTTTTTGACCATTTGCTCCACATTCCCATTTCTTCATATTTGCTCTGTAGATTCCTCTACTCTTCTCTCTGTCTGGTTCTCTGCTTTTCCGCTTTTTGGTATcgcctttcttttccttttacatCAGAAATCCCTTCAAAGCCCAAAActctttccatcttctctctctctccttgccTCGGGCAAACGATGAGCCGATTCAGAAGAATCGAGATTTCTGAAACTTCACCGTCTCTATTCATCAGAGAGACCTCCTTCTTCAGCCCTCCAACCCTAACATTCCCCTCATTTCCCCAAGTCGACGACCTGGCCCTCGCTCTCGACCTCTTCACCCCAAATCCTTGCTCGTTAGACCTTTCCCTCCAATGTTTCCTTTCTCCTGTTCCATCTCCCTGCGAACCCTTCGACTTCGTCACCGATGTTATCCAGATCGAGAAAACCCCCTTTTCCTCCTCTTACAAGAGGTTCCAAGCTCGAACCAGCCCCGATTCCTATTTGCGAACCCTATGCGACCGTGTTTCCGCTCTTGAGCTTGGGATCGATCACTATCTCAAGGAAAAGACCTGCAATCCGGATCGCAAGTATTCCTGGACGACAGAGATCAAAGATGCTAAGAAGAACGGCGTTGATCGAAAGTGCAAATGGACGATGGAAATCAAAGGAGCGAAAAAGGGCGGTAAGCTGGGTGCTGTGGAGAAGAACTACACATGGACAGCAGAGTTTAAAGGAAAAGGCAAAGATGCTCCGCCCTCTCGTTCTTTTACATTTAAAACCTCCACGGCTCCCACCGGTGACTCCAGTGACTCGGATTCCGACTcggagaagaagacaaagaaggaggagaagaagaagaagaagggatccAAAGCTGAGCCCTCCAAACGTGTGGTGGAGATCGAAGAACCAGTTGATCAAGGGGCTATCGTTCTCAGACAGGTCAGTACTAataatcacacacacacatttcaCAAGTCAAACGCTCATTTGACCATATGTCTTCACTTGGAATCTAATTTATGTCTATCCACTCGGTACTGTACCATTGGGCAATGACAATCACACAAGGGTAAGTTTGTCATTTCAAGCACCTGAAACTTGTTCTTTGATGAACTTACCAATGTTGTTGTGGGAATTTCTGGGAAGGCTTTCGCTAAGAGGGTTAGGGCCGATgccaagggcaagaagaaggagCTGTCGGCTCAAGATGCGGCTCTGATGATCCAGATGACCTTCAGAGCTTATCTGATCCGTCGATCACAAGCTCTCCGTGCGCTACGCGACCTGGCTGTGGCCAAGGCCAAGTTGAAGGAGATTAGGGTGTTGTTCAACAACTTCTCTTCCCGCCGCCGCATTGCCCGCGATGCAGAGGAGCGCCAGAGGTTTTCTGAGAAGATCATCGTTCTCCTTCTCACCGTAGATGCCATTgaggtaaaaaaaaatgtcatttttattcttttatctgTTACGTGGTACACCAACTGTTCTTATCAGTAGACGAAGAACCTTGCTTGGTGGTTTGTGTTCTAATTGAGGTTTTTGTCATTGCTATACTCTCTGTGGGTATTAGGGAGCAGATCTAATGGTTCAAGGAGCAAGGAGGTCAATGGTGGATGAGCTGGAAGCAATGCTGGATGTGGTGGATCCCCAGCCACCAGGAAAGCTAGGTTCCATGAAGAGGAGGAAGTTCGATCTGCTGGAAGGTAGTATCCAGAAGGAAATTGCAGCTGGAGTGGCTGAGGTTGTCCAAATGCTGAATGAAGAAGATAACCACAGTGATACCTTTGAGGCCTGCTTGTGAGAGTTTCTGCACTTCTCATGTTGTGTTTCATTAATCTGGAAAAACAAACCACTGTGGCCTCTTTGAGCCTCTTTTTTGTTTAGCCATGGGAGATTAATAAAAGACTTGACCACCACTGGTTCTCTCCGTAGTACGAAGATAGGTTTTTAGTGTTAATCCCCTAAAAAACTGTCGCGGGTTTGTATGTGGGTTCTTGGATCTATGCTGAAAACTTCTAAGAGCTGAATAGATCAATGTTTTGCTTGCTGGTTTCGGAactctattttgttttctttacttCCCTGCTGCAACGGCAAAGACAGTTCGGATTTTGTATAAgtttacccttgtttttttttttaaaaatttttatcctTCTCTGTATCGAACCACCGATATGGGATCGACTCGAATTCGGTATCGATCTCCATTGATACCGATATAAATCAGCCAATCAGATACTGATTCTCAAACCATGGTCCACACACAAGTTCAGCCATCTATAAAATGGCATCTCCATTGATATCACAGAAGACTTTCTATTGACTCCAACTTAAGCAAAGATTGGAGTACTTATCTCATCACCGGCCAACCCCTCATAAGAAGCTCTATCCTAGACAAGAGAACCACGGTTTCTTCAGAAGGGTATTTGTAGTTTTTAGCTCATGAATCTTGTAGACCTAACCAAGATAGTAAGCTTCCTTGATTTTTTTAGTTTGGCTTTAGGTAGTTATTCCTATAATAATGAATGTATATTAATGTCTAGAGTACTAGTACACATGTATAGACATACACAGAATGTGCGTCAATACAAAAaagagtatttgattgaattaatcTTTGAAAATCGACACATGATTAATCAATACCGTGTTCTCTCAATCCAATGATTGGAATTGACTCTCCATGTGGCAAAAGAAATGCTTTTtgacatttggaaaaataacaaatcATTATGACAATCGTAGTTCACATTTTTTCTAATATCCAAGTGAAGGAGATATTGATCCAAAACTGGAACTTGCATTTGTTTTTTGCCAATATAGTTTCCCCTAGCTATATTGATTCAGTAGA is drawn from Telopea speciosissima isolate NSW1024214 ecotype Mountain lineage chromosome 1, Tspe_v1, whole genome shotgun sequence and contains these coding sequences:
- the LOC122649047 gene encoding BAG family molecular chaperone regulator 7-like isoform X1; this translates as MSRFRRIEISETSPSLFIRETSFFSPPTLTFPSFPQVDDLALALDLFTPNPCSLDLSLQCFLSPVPSPCEPFDFVTDVIQIEKTPFSSSYKRFQARTSPDSYLRTLCDRVSALELGIDHYLKEKTCNPDRKYSWTTEIKDAKKNGVDRKCKWTMEIKGAKKGGKLGAVEKNYTWTAEFKGKGKDAPPSRSFTFKTSTAPTGDSSDSDSDSEKKTKKEEKKKKKGSKAEPSKRVVEIEEPVDQGAIVLRQAFAKRVRADAKGKKKELSAQDAALMIQMTFRAYLIRRSQALRALRDLAVAKAKLKEIRVLFNNFSSRRRIARDAEERQRFSEKIIVLLLTVDAIEGADLMVQGARRSMVDELEAMLDVVDPQPPGKLGSMKRRKFDLLEGSIQKEIAAGVAEVVQMLNEEDNHSDTFEACL
- the LOC122649047 gene encoding BAG family molecular chaperone regulator 7-like isoform X2, whose product is MSRFRRIEISETSPSLFIRETSFFSPPTLTFPSFPQVDDLALALDLFTPNPCSLDLSLQCFLSPVPSPCEPFDFVTDVIQIEKTPFSSSYKRFQARTSPDSYLRTLCDRVSALELGIDHYLKEKTCNPDRKYSWTTEIKDAKKNGVDRKCKWTMEIKGAKKGGKLGAVEKNYTWTAEFKGKGKDAPPSRSFTFKTSTAPTGDSSDSDSDSEKKTKKEEKKKKKGSKAEPSKRVVEIEEPVDQGAIVLRQAFAKRVRADAKGKKKELSAQDAALMIQMTFRAYLIRRSQALRALRDLAVAKAKLKEIRVLFNNFSSRRRIARDAEERQRFSEKIIVLLLTVDAIEVKKNVIFISVDEEPCLVVCVLIEVFVIAILSVGIREQI